One genomic segment of Mytilus edulis unplaced genomic scaffold, xbMytEdul2.2 SCAFFOLD_2401, whole genome shotgun sequence includes these proteins:
- the LOC139507484 gene encoding uncharacterized protein — MDNSDDYIKSAVESEITRMLAKNAMSTVKSTVRNNQPKIKQEPLDEDETGVDPNSHGIKIEKMDEDEDNLDGISIQTEQRTKTGPNSSKYSVKVVTKYMCRYCARQFDSPDEMQEHIASHARGKSNQCHSCYVCSKTYSTPSKLQRHVRVHSGERPYACNICGRRFTRSDHVKQHLKVHMPQKQRNQCRLCSQKFLRRQTLHSHLQQSHGVSTVYTCHRCGEAFDEITKLHAHKNLHISIYGKNEGPAVEGGMVIKQEPGENGDQTTPMIGLAKFSLGPQPAPDDLLKVVNAAQGGNNGYTNKMDGFSVSDETHRLAVALPKQGAQLEKPQVATYSYPIKYARSPPPQEMQEENYQADTLSDGMNMFILPSHIKKEPESPEYSMDYSYKADDTNSSYVDDIAGENQEEEDEDEYDEDQDDSKTGNLGENAVQNLLTGPPAENKGIKMKLFGPASYKAAMRNKIAMKIPTPRLRQMQNPMIRSATMASKTDNINSNLEAKNFSPYIVGTASLGPGQTVSPVQETISKEKEKKLSKCEHCCIWFEDYTMCLLHNSLHSADDTDPFTCRKCMKKLGNRLEFTAHLVWHLEPDMDS, encoded by the exons ATGGATAACTCAGACGATTACATTAAATCCGCTGTTGAAAGTGAAATTACTCGAATGTTGGCAAAAAATGCTATGTCCACTGTTAAAAGTACTGTCAGAAATAACCAGCCTAAAATTAAACAAGAACCTCTAGATGAAGATGAGACAGGGGTAGACCCAAATAGTCAcggaattaaaattgagaaaatggATGAGGATGAAGATAATTTAGATGGAATAAGTATACAAACTGAGCAGAGAACTAAAACAGGGCCAAATTCTAGCAAGTACTCTGTCAAAGTAGTCACAAAATACATGTGTCGATATTGTGCGAGGCAGTTCGATTCTCCCGATGAAATGCAGGAACACATTGCTTCACATGCACGTGGAAAATCAAACCAATGTCACTCCTGTTATGTTTGTTCAAAGACCTACTCAACTCCATCAAAACTTCAGCGCCATGTGCGTGTTCATAGTGGTGAACGTCCGTATGCTTGTAACATTTGTGGTAGACGTTTCACACGCTCTGATCATGTCAAACAACATTTAAAAGTTCACATGCCACAGAAGCAGAGAAACCAGTGTCGTCTTTGTAGTCAGAAGTTTCTCCGTAGACAAACTCTGCATTCTCATCTTCAACAGTCACATGGTGTGTCTACTGTCTATACATGTCACAGATGCGGTGAAGCATTTGACGAAATAACCAAACTTCATGCTCATAAAAATCTACACATCTCGATCTACGGGAAAAATGAAGGGCCTGCTGTAGAAGGTGGAATGGTTATTAAACAAGAACCGGGAGAGAATGGTGACCAAACTACACCCATGATTGGTTTGGCTAAATTCAGTCTTGGTCCCCAACCTGCACCAGATGACTTACTCAAAGTAGTGAATGCAGCCCAAGGTGGAAACAATGGCTACACTAATAAAATGGATGGATTCTCAGTGTCGGATGAAACACACAG GTTGGCAGTAGCTCTTCCAAAACAAGGAGCGCAGTTGGAGAAGCCCCAAGTGGCCACATACAGCTATCCCATAAAATATGCCCGATCTCCTCCGCCACAGGAGATGCAGGAAGAGAATTACCAGGCAGATACCTTGTCAGATGGAATGAACATGTTTATACTCCCATCTCATATTAAAAAGGAACCAGAAAGTCCGGAATACAGTATGGATTACTCATACAAGGCAGACGATACTAATTCATCTTACGTTGATGATATCGCAGGAGAAAATCAAGAGGAGGAGGATGAGGATGAGTATGATGAGGACCAAGATGACTCAAAAACAGGGAATCTTGGTGAAAACGCAGTTCAGAATTTGTTAACAGGGCCTCCAGCGGAAAACAAAGGTATTAAAATGAAACTTTTCGGTCCTGCTAGTTATAAAGCTGCAATGAGAAACAAAATAGCCATGAAAATACCAACTCCTCGGCTGAGACAAATGCAGAATCCTATGATACGGAGTGCCACCATGGCTTCAAAAACAGACAACATCAATAGTAATCTAGAAGCCAAGAACTTTTCTCCTTACATAGTTGGAACAGCCAGCCTTGGACCAGGCCAAACTGTGTCTCCTGTCCAAGAAACAATCTCTAAAGAGAAGGAGAAGAAATTAAGTAAATGCGAGCATTGTTGTATTTGGTTTGAGGATTATACCATGTGTTTGTTACACAACTCGCTCCACTCTGCTGACGACACCGACCCATTCACATGcagaaaatgtatgaaaaaactTGGCAACCGTTTAGAATTCACTGCACATCTAGTATGGCATCTTGAACCAGATATGGACAGTTAA
- the LOC139507483 gene encoding tripartite motif-containing protein 2-like — protein sequence MASSKPIPCGPCIEGKVTTKADIWCYNCDEGLCSTCSGHHKRYRLSRDHTTVDIKSYNPSVRAIKTECDKHGQQLNLYCPSHLMPCCDECISNSHSKCMGIKSLASIVEITKIEKKKKSVEKDVNSILHILDKIVNNKSQNIKRGEQEHKSIKEFIVKIRNEIDEHLTHLEKKIYQEADTILNQEKSKATDLIAEIEGKQKNLKKMQDQLHTVIPHASKLKSFLVVHQIEQQVHQCQRYIDDLDKDDRAKEFNIKMEKNNETEKIIKKLGSLGELTVVKSDMDLNTETGVRREAQVESQEQSNINNMTINIERKIKINIGNISDMICLMDGRLIIVGVGDKVNLLTPDGKLLKKLPIPSKAWSVTQINQDTIALTYPTEIAIKIFNMENETVTKVITLDKDCWGLSSSDDSLVVGLSDDEIRIIDLDGNTLKSIQVKCKSDLKYLVYCNDRVIYSDYFGEAVYCVDQSGQQIWQYKQDLSGPRGLCTDTNGNIIVADYNSHRIIVISKDGKESKVLLSDGLECPRCICLKHCESSGFICDVVGKNLTKFNFSSK from the coding sequence ATGGCATCCAGTAAACCTATTCCATGTGGACCTTGTATAGAAGGAAAAGTTACCACTAAAGCTGACATCTGGTGTTACAACTGTGATGAAGGATTGTGTTCAACATGTTCTGGTCATCACAAAAGATATAGATTGTCACGTGATCATACGACTGTTGATATTAAAAGTTATAACCCTTCTGTCCGAGCTATCAAAACAGAATGTGACAAACATGGTCAACAGCTCAACTTATATTGCCCGAGTCATTTAATGCCTTGCTGTGATGAATGTATTTCCAATAGTCATTCAAAGTGTATGGGAATAAAAAGTTTAGCTAGCATTGTGGAAATAACCaagattgaaaaaaagaaaaaatcagtaGAGAAAGATGTCAATTCCATCTTACATATCTTagataaaattgtaaataacaaaTCACAAAACATTAAAAGAGGAGAACAAGAACATAAAAGCATTAAGGAATTCATTGTAAAAATACGCAATGAAATAGATGAACATTTAACCCACCTAGAGAAGAAGATCTACCAAGAAGCAGATACCATCTTGAATCAGGAAAAATCAAAAGCCACAGATTTAATAGCTGAAATTGAAGGAAAACagaaaaacttaaagaaaatgCAAGACCAACTACATACAGTCATACCCCATGCCTCAAAACTCAAATCATTTCTAGTTGTACATCAGATTGAACAACAAGTACATCAATGTCAACGATACATAGATGATCTGGACAAAGACGACAGGGCAAAAGAATTTAACATCAAAATGGAGAAAAACAATGAAActgaaaagataataaaaaagttaggaTCCTTAGGAGAATTAACTGTTGTGAAATCAGATATGGATTTGAATACAGAAACAGGTGTGAGAAGGGAAGCACAAGTAGAATCACAAGAACAATCAAACATAAACAACATGACCATCAACATTGAGAGAAAGATAAAGATCAACATTGGAAATATCAGTGACATGATTTGTCTGATGGATGGAAGACTTATAATAGTGGGAGTGGGTGACAAAGTTAACCTACTTACTCCTGATGGCAAACTACTGAAAAAGTTACCTATACCTAGTAAAGCCTGGAGTGTAACACAGATCAATCAGGACACTATTGCCCTAACTTATCCTACTGAGATAGCCATTAAGATCTTCAATATGGAGAATGAAACAGTTACCAAAGTTATCACATTAGACAAAGATTGCTGGGGATTATCATCATCAGATGATTCTCTTGTTGTAGGTTTGAGTGATGATGAAATCCGTATTATAGACTTAGATGGAAATACACTAAAGTCAATACAAGTTAAGTGTAAATCAGACCTGAAGTACCTTGTTTATTGTAATGACAGAGTAATCTATAGTGACTATTTTGGTGAAGCAGTATACTGTGTGGATCAATCAGGTCAACAGATCTGGCAATATAAACAGGATTTATCAGGACCAAGGGGACTTTGTACAGATACTAATGGTAACATTATAGTAGCAGATTACAACTCTCATAGAATAATAGTTATATCAAAAGATGGAAAGGAGAGTAAAGTACTGCTTAGTGATGGACTGGAGTGTCCTAGATGTATTTGTTTGAAACATTGTGAATCTTCAGGTTTTATATGTGATGTCGTAGGCAAAAACCTGACAAAGTTCAATTTCTCATCTAAATGA